GCCCGCGCGGCCGACGAGCGGTTCGTCGGCGGCGACGGGAACCTCGACGACGGCGAGCGCGACGGCGACGACGGTGACGACGGCGGTCGGTGACCTGCCGGTCGGCGAGACCGACCCGATTATGGTCGTGCCGGTCGACCCGTGAGTCATGACCGAGGCCGAGATGGACGGACTCGACGTGGTCGCCTGCGAGCGCTGCCCCGACCTGGTCGAGTGTCGCAGCCGCATCGTCAACGGCGTGGGCCCGGCCGACGCGGATCTCCTGTTCGTCGGCGAGGCGCCCGGCCAGCACGAGGACGAGGGCGGCGAACCGTTCGTCGGCCGCTCCGGCGACGTGCTCGACGACGGCCTCCGCGACGCCGGACTCGACCGCGGCGACGTGCGCATCACCAACTGCGTCCGCTGTCGCCCGCCCGACAACCGCGACCCGACCGATTCGGAACTCGCGAACTGCCGCGGGTATCTGGAGACGGAGATCGACCGCGTCGACCCCGAGGTGGTCGTCACGCTGGGGAAGGTGCCCGCCGAACACCTGCTCGAACGGGACGTGGCCGTCACCGGCGAGGCCGGCGACGTGGTCGAGGCCGCGATCGGCGACGAGCGCCGGCGCGTGCTGGTCTGTGTCCACCCCGCAGCGACGCTGTACGACCCCTCACAGCGCGAGACGTTCGCCTCCACGCTGGAGCGGGCGGCGGAGTTCACCGACGAGTCGAGCGGCCAGTCCCGTCTCGGCGACTTCTGAGTGGCCGCCGCGCTATCCGAAGATCGCCGGCCCGACGTCGAGCTGGTCGACTACGTCCACCACCGGCTGGTAGGCGTCCACGCCGGCCTCGCGGACGGCGTCGAACCACAGGTCGTCGTCGGTGCCGTCACGACCGTCGGCGCCGTAGTAGATCCGGTCGGGCGCGTTCAGGAACGACCGCCGGAGCGCGTCCTTCGCGCCGTCGCTCAGTCCCGCCGCGACGACGAGGGGTGCGTGCGGGATCCCGGTGTCCTCGTGCAGCGTCCGGGCGGTCGCCTCGAACGCCGTCGGTGTCGGGCCGGTTCCGGTGTCGCGGACGAACCCCCCCATCGCCGCCGCGTCGACCTCCCTCGCCTCCAGTAGCGCGTACGACTGGACGTGTCCCCCGGCAAATCGCGTGTCGAACGCCGCCGTCGACCCGTCGCCCGCCGGGAGGTCGCCCACGTCCAGCCCGCCCGTCGTCGCCATGGCGGCGAGCGGATACAGACAGCCGCTCGTCGACAGGCGGTTCGAGAACGCGACCGTCTTCCCCGCCAACTCCGAGAGGCGCTCGACGTCGCTGTCGGTCGGCACCGCGACGATGCTCTCGTAGGTCCAGCTCCCGTAGCCCCTGCGCTGGAGGAGCACCTCGGCGTCGCCGGCGGCGACCCCGAGTGCCGCCGCGAACGCGCCCGTCTCGGCGATATCGGCCGTCCCGTCGCCCAGCGCCTCGATCACGGCGCCGTAGTCGCTCCCGATGTTCATATCGACGCTCGTCCCTTCGGGGACCGGGTACTCCGCTTCGAGGTTCGTCCCCAGGTAGTCCCGGACCGGCCCGTACTGCACGTAGAAGTTCCGCTGGGGGACGCTCGGCGACAGCCACAGGTCGACCTCGCGGTCGCCGCCGAACGCGAGCGCGTCCGCGTCCGTAGTCCCGGTCCCGGCCCGGGTCGTCGCCACGTCGCGACCGGGTGTCCCGGTCGTGGACCCGGCGTCGAGACACCCGCCGACGGCGCTCGCGCCCACGAGCGCGCTCGCACTCGCGAGAAACGTTCGTCTGTCGAACACATCCCGACTACCGAACGAGACGCGATTAAGTGTTCCCACTGCGCCCGTCGCCGCC
This DNA window, taken from Halosimplex litoreum, encodes the following:
- a CDS encoding uracil-DNA glycosylase gives rise to the protein MTEAEMDGLDVVACERCPDLVECRSRIVNGVGPADADLLFVGEAPGQHEDEGGEPFVGRSGDVLDDGLRDAGLDRGDVRITNCVRCRPPDNRDPTDSELANCRGYLETEIDRVDPEVVVTLGKVPAEHLLERDVAVTGEAGDVVEAAIGDERRRVLVCVHPAATLYDPSQRETFASTLERAAEFTDESSGQSRLGDF
- a CDS encoding PhnD/SsuA/transferrin family substrate-binding protein encodes the protein MFDRRTFLASASALVGASAVGGCLDAGSTTGTPGRDVATTRAGTGTTDADALAFGGDREVDLWLSPSVPQRNFYVQYGPVRDYLGTNLEAEYPVPEGTSVDMNIGSDYGAVIEALGDGTADIAETGAFAAALGVAAGDAEVLLQRRGYGSWTYESIVAVPTDSDVERLSELAGKTVAFSNRLSTSGCLYPLAAMATTGGLDVGDLPAGDGSTAAFDTRFAGGHVQSYALLEAREVDAAAMGGFVRDTGTGPTPTAFEATARTLHEDTGIPHAPLVVAAGLSDGAKDALRRSFLNAPDRIYYGADGRDGTDDDLWFDAVREAGVDAYQPVVDVVDQLDVGPAIFG